The Desulfohalovibrio reitneri genome contains a region encoding:
- a CDS encoding MFS transporter — MHELLKDPRLRIIFGVTLMVVLGVSSIIPILPDMGRAFGVGPEKIGWVVAAFTIPGVFLTPFLGMLADRWGRKLVLVPSMVLFALAGSACAFAPDFSSLLVLRLLQGVGASALGVLATTMLGDFWSGRELATVMGFNAGALSVGTAAYPFIGGLLGLFGWRYPFVLPLVALPLAWVVLTKLETVPSSRDEKFLSYLRGSLREMKTRTVLGLLLSALVTFVLLYGPLVTYYPVLLSSRFEASPFIIGLIISVSSFFTALASSQLGRLSAMVGEKRLIRVAYLLYAIAFGVTPFIGEKWWLLAPVTCFGLAQGLNIPSALTLLNTLAPGKYRGMFMAANATILRVGQSIGPLLMGGVYLLAGLEGVFLLASAMAVAMGLACFKLIR, encoded by the coding sequence ATGCATGAACTGTTGAAGGATCCGCGTTTGCGGATCATTTTCGGCGTCACGTTGATGGTGGTTTTGGGGGTTTCCTCGATTATTCCCATTTTGCCGGACATGGGCCGGGCGTTCGGCGTGGGGCCGGAGAAGATAGGCTGGGTGGTGGCCGCCTTCACCATTCCGGGCGTGTTTTTGACGCCGTTTCTGGGGATGCTGGCGGACAGGTGGGGGCGCAAGCTGGTGCTGGTGCCCTCCATGGTGCTATTCGCCCTGGCCGGGTCGGCTTGCGCCTTCGCGCCGGATTTCTCCAGCTTGCTGGTGCTCCGGCTTTTGCAGGGCGTGGGGGCTTCGGCGCTGGGGGTTTTGGCCACCACCATGCTGGGGGATTTCTGGTCCGGCCGGGAGCTGGCCACGGTGATGGGGTTCAACGCCGGGGCGCTGTCCGTGGGCACGGCGGCCTATCCCTTCATCGGCGGGCTGCTGGGGCTGTTCGGCTGGCGGTATCCCTTTGTCCTGCCGCTGGTGGCCCTGCCGTTGGCCTGGGTGGTGCTGACAAAGCTGGAGACGGTGCCGTCCTCCCGTGACGAAAAGTTTTTAAGCTACCTGCGCGGTTCGCTGCGGGAGATGAAGACGCGCACGGTGCTGGGGCTTTTGCTGTCCGCCCTGGTGACGTTCGTTCTGCTGTACGGACCGCTGGTGACCTACTACCCGGTGCTCTTGTCCAGCCGGTTCGAGGCCTCGCCCTTCATCATCGGGCTGATTATTTCCGTCTCTTCGTTCTTCACCGCGCTGGCCTCGTCGCAGCTGGGAAGGCTTTCCGCCATGGTGGGGGAGAAGCGCCTAATCCGGGTGGCCTACCTGCTGTACGCCATAGCCTTCGGGGTGACGCCATTCATCGGCGAGAAGTGGTGGCTTCTCGCGCCGGTGACCTGTTTCGGTCTGGCCCAGGGGCTGAACATTCCATCGGCGCTGACGCTTCTGAACACACTGGCTCCGGGCAAGTACAGGGGCATGTTCATGGCCGCCAACGCCACCATCCTGCGCGTCGGCCAGTCCATCGGCCCGCTGCTCATGGGCGGGGTCTACCTCCTGGCCGGGCTGGAAGGAGTATTCCTGCTGGCTTCGGCCATGGCCGTGGCCATGGGCCTGGCCTGCTTCAAGCTCATCCGGTAG
- a CDS encoding chorismate mutase, whose translation MSDAIKAEKLTSWGIPFDEYLVVSGPCSAESEEQVLATAKGLAELGRVNMLRAGIWKPRTRPGSFEGVGKEGLYWLKQAGKEVGLPVTCEVATPQHVEEALEAGIDVLWIGARTTVNPFSVQPIADALKGVDIPVMVKNPINPDIELWLGALERVQTSGITKLAAIHRGFTAYKKSRFRNKPNWKIPIELRRRVPSLPIICDPSHICGTRALIQEVAQTALDLTFDGLMIESHIDPDSALSDAKQQLKPKALGKVLAALQTKKEKAGSEQAAYLDNMRGILDQIDTALLGLIRQRMDVSRSIGAFKKANGISVYQPKRWKQTLQQRIRQGKELGLDEDFVLRVYQYVHEESIRHQESGASDLTGERD comes from the coding sequence ATGTCTGACGCGATAAAGGCGGAAAAACTGACGAGCTGGGGCATCCCCTTTGACGAATACCTGGTTGTATCCGGGCCGTGCAGCGCCGAGAGCGAGGAGCAGGTGCTGGCCACGGCCAAGGGGCTGGCCGAGCTTGGCCGGGTGAACATGCTGCGGGCGGGCATCTGGAAGCCCCGCACGCGGCCCGGATCCTTCGAGGGCGTGGGCAAGGAGGGGCTGTACTGGTTGAAACAGGCGGGCAAGGAGGTCGGCCTGCCCGTGACCTGCGAGGTGGCCACCCCGCAACACGTGGAAGAGGCCCTGGAGGCGGGCATCGACGTGCTCTGGATCGGGGCGCGCACCACCGTGAACCCCTTCTCGGTGCAGCCCATCGCCGACGCCCTCAAGGGCGTGGACATCCCGGTCATGGTCAAGAACCCCATCAACCCGGACATCGAGCTGTGGCTGGGTGCGCTGGAGCGGGTGCAGACCTCGGGAATCACCAAGCTGGCGGCCATCCACCGGGGCTTCACCGCCTACAAGAAGTCCCGCTTCCGCAACAAGCCCAACTGGAAGATTCCCATCGAGCTGCGCCGCCGCGTGCCCTCGCTGCCCATCATCTGCGACCCCTCCCACATTTGCGGCACCCGCGCACTCATCCAGGAAGTCGCCCAGACCGCCCTGGACCTGACCTTCGACGGCCTGATGATCGAGTCGCACATCGACCCGGACTCGGCCTTGTCCGACGCCAAGCAGCAGCTCAAGCCCAAGGCCCTGGGCAAGGTGCTGGCCGCGCTGCAGACCAAGAAGGAGAAGGCCGGGTCGGAGCAGGCCGCCTACCTGGACAACATGCGCGGCATCCTGGACCAGATCGACACCGCCCTGCTGGGGCTCATCCGGCAGCGCATGGACGTTTCCCGCTCCATCGGCGCCTTCAAGAAGGCCAACGGCATCTCCGTGTACCAGCCCAAGCGCTGGAAGCAGACCCTGCAGCAGCGCATCCGCCAGGGCAAGGAGTTGGGGCTGGACGAGGATTTCGTACTGCGCGTCTACCAGTACGTGCATGAGGAATCCATCCGCCACCAGGAGTCCGGGGCCTCCGACCTGACCGGGGAAAGGGACTGA
- the aroB gene encoding 3-dehydroquinate synthase, whose translation MEEVRVCLRREEDLSYDIRVGPGQLDRVADDLAARPVAARYLVLTDATVGELYAGELRRQLVERGLCAGYVEVRPGEESKSLAVLERVLSQMLAQRVDRGDCLLAVGGGVVGDLGGFAAGCYMRGIPFAQVPTTLLSQVDSSVGGKTAVNLPGAKNACGLFHQPARVYADVRALATLPEFELRSGLAEVVKYALIADEGFAAYLEENARSLLALEDEAATRTVAACCSLKAGVVERDERESGPRMILNYGHTIGHALEDISSYGLSHGEAVAYGMRCMSRLAGMTGMLSPSDQARHDRLLNAFGLATRPLDLDVDRVLAATATDKKARGGVLRLVVPTALGRVEVRDDVDRHLLRRAVAETLADPA comes from the coding sequence ATGGAGGAGGTGCGGGTCTGCCTCCGCCGGGAGGAGGACCTTTCCTATGACATCCGCGTGGGGCCGGGGCAGTTGGACAGGGTGGCCGACGACCTGGCGGCGCGCCCCGTGGCCGCTCGCTATCTGGTGCTCACCGACGCCACCGTGGGCGAACTGTACGCCGGGGAGTTGCGGCGGCAACTGGTTGAGCGCGGCCTGTGCGCCGGGTACGTGGAGGTGCGGCCGGGCGAGGAGTCAAAAAGTCTGGCCGTGCTGGAGCGGGTGCTCTCTCAGATGCTGGCCCAGCGCGTGGACCGGGGCGACTGCCTGCTGGCCGTGGGCGGCGGCGTGGTCGGCGATCTGGGCGGCTTCGCAGCGGGCTGCTACATGCGCGGCATCCCCTTCGCGCAGGTGCCCACCACGCTTTTGTCCCAGGTGGATTCCTCGGTGGGCGGCAAGACCGCTGTCAACCTGCCCGGGGCCAAGAACGCCTGCGGCCTCTTCCATCAGCCCGCCCGCGTGTACGCCGACGTGCGCGCCCTGGCCACCCTGCCGGAGTTCGAGCTGCGCAGCGGGCTGGCCGAGGTGGTCAAGTACGCCCTCATCGCGGACGAGGGGTTCGCCGCCTATCTGGAGGAAAACGCCCGCTCCCTGCTGGCCCTGGAGGACGAGGCCGCCACCCGCACCGTGGCCGCCTGCTGCTCCCTCAAGGCCGGCGTGGTGGAGCGGGACGAGCGGGAGTCCGGCCCGCGCATGATTCTCAACTACGGCCACACCATCGGTCACGCCCTGGAGGACATCAGCTCCTACGGCCTCAGCCACGGCGAGGCCGTGGCCTACGGCATGCGCTGCATGTCGCGTCTGGCGGGCATGACCGGCATGCTGTCGCCCAGCGACCAGGCCCGGCACGACCGGCTTTTGAACGCCTTCGGCCTGGCCACCAGGCCACTGGATCTGGACGTGGACCGTGTGCTGGCCGCCACCGCCACGGACAAGAAGGCCCGGGGCGGGGTGCTGCGGCTGGTGGTGCCCACCGCCCTGGGCAGGGTGGAGGTCCGCGACGACGTGGACCGCCACCTGCTGCGCCGGGCGGTGGCCGAAACCCTGGCCGATCCGGCCTAG
- a CDS encoding protein-tyrosine phosphatase family protein → MGAKKKEVYELRWITDSLAVGSAPMSYADLESIKDQGVRAVLNLCAEFCDLHWLESESGLEVYYLPIPDEKAPDMDELEKALEWLDGEIYLGRKVLVHCRFGIGRTGTVIKAWLLRKGLTSKQADKRLHGFRSQPANFGQWRFLRRYGKQQSKLTIREPSLEHNRQVDLAPFFADYEALLERLDEELREQGVTERCGMEHDGCCTSLVRLSLAAAVYIHHASNLSLGRRDREEVKSRAVEAGKTQRRVQREVRARTGHGGLTPEVSRAYRKEGVTCPLSELGECRIFPQRPVSCRLSDLPREKRAELRLELSPSLRKLSGDLFQAYAGTFPKTLDATFSLNNVLTGRFVQEFFHLLVKNEASRGAAAP, encoded by the coding sequence GTGGGCGCGAAGAAAAAGGAAGTCTACGAGCTGCGGTGGATCACGGACTCGCTGGCCGTGGGCTCCGCCCCCATGTCCTACGCCGACCTGGAGTCCATCAAGGACCAGGGCGTGCGGGCCGTGCTGAACCTGTGCGCCGAGTTCTGCGACCTGCACTGGCTGGAGTCCGAGTCCGGGCTGGAGGTCTACTACCTGCCCATCCCGGACGAGAAGGCACCGGACATGGACGAGCTGGAGAAGGCCCTGGAGTGGCTGGACGGGGAAATCTACCTCGGCCGCAAGGTGCTGGTGCACTGCCGCTTCGGCATAGGCCGCACCGGTACGGTGATCAAGGCCTGGCTGCTGCGCAAGGGGCTGACCTCCAAGCAGGCTGACAAGCGGCTGCACGGCTTCCGCTCCCAGCCGGCAAATTTCGGCCAATGGCGGTTCCTGCGCCGCTACGGCAAGCAGCAGAGCAAGCTGACCATCCGCGAGCCCTCCCTGGAGCACAACCGCCAGGTGGACCTGGCCCCCTTCTTCGCCGACTACGAGGCCCTTTTGGAGCGGCTGGACGAGGAATTGCGGGAGCAGGGCGTCACCGAGCGCTGCGGCATGGAGCACGACGGCTGCTGCACCTCCCTGGTGCGGCTTTCCCTGGCGGCGGCGGTGTACATCCACCACGCCTCCAACCTGTCCCTGGGCCGCCGCGACCGCGAGGAGGTCAAGAGCCGGGCCGTGGAGGCGGGCAAGACGCAGCGGCGGGTGCAGCGGGAGGTGCGGGCGCGGACCGGCCACGGAGGGCTCACCCCGGAGGTCTCGCGCGCCTACCGCAAGGAGGGCGTCACCTGCCCCTTGAGCGAGCTTGGCGAGTGCCGCATCTTTCCCCAGCGCCCGGTTTCCTGCCGCCTGTCCGATCTGCCCAGGGAGAAGCGGGCGGAGCTGCGGCTGGAGCTTTCCCCCTCCCTGCGCAAGCTCTCCGGCGACCTCTTCCAGGCCTACGCCGGAACCTTCCCCAAGACCCTGGACGCCACCTTCTCCCTGAACAACGTCCTCACCGGCCGCTTCGTGCAGGAGTTTTTCCACCTGCTGGTGAAGAACGAAGCGTCCCGGGGGGCGGCTGCTCCCTGA
- a CDS encoding rubredoxin codes for MGKANEMYQCQVHNCGYVYDPEVGDPPRGIKPGTQFQDLPEDWKCPICGAHKHMFKPLAGPGSVLYENVRHHAGMAGYSDQEIEKHIAKGDVRITSRVAASARGAAPADVDIHKSVDHQDKEPQA; via the coding sequence ATGGGTAAAGCGAATGAAATGTACCAGTGCCAGGTTCACAACTGCGGCTACGTGTACGACCCGGAAGTGGGCGACCCCCCCCGGGGCATCAAGCCCGGAACCCAGTTCCAGGACCTGCCCGAGGACTGGAAGTGCCCCATTTGCGGCGCGCACAAGCACATGTTCAAGCCCCTGGCCGGTCCCGGCTCCGTGCTGTACGAGAACGTGCGCCACCACGCGGGCATGGCCGGGTACAGCGACCAGGAGATCGAGAAGCACATCGCCAAGGGCGATGTGCGCATCACCAGCCGCGTGGCCGCTTCGGCCCGGGGGGCCGCCCCGGCTGACGTGGACATCCACAAGTCCGTGGACCACCAGGACAAGGAACCTCAGGCCTAA
- a CDS encoding NAD(P)/FAD-dependent oxidoreductase has translation MRCHVCIMGAGAAGLTCAAEAASRGLDTLVLERGPGTARKVRIAGGGGCNLTNLELDAGDYLCANPHFAKSALARFTPWQAVDLLHKGGLDTVEPHEPGRIFCAQGAEAVADWLEERARQAGARIRLETAVLSVRQRDGGGFLVETSGGEVACDKLVVASGGPAWPQAGATPDGYAVCRSLRLEVIEPRPALVPLRAAGPLKPVCRELSGVSARVAVHLDTPPPRPVAGNLLFTHTGLSGPAALDASLFLGAGEHLVVDWLPGLDLARELAGRDKMLVRNALARPLPKRLAAALCRLLGWNGTLGDLGADWPEKLDALHRHDLGLLPPDAWAKAEVTAGGVDTRAISSKTMEAQSVAGLFVVGECLDVTGRLGGYNLHWALASGMAAGQSV, from the coding sequence ATGCGTTGCCACGTCTGCATCATGGGCGCGGGGGCCGCCGGGCTGACCTGCGCTGCCGAGGCCGCCTCCCGGGGACTGGACACGCTCGTCCTGGAGCGCGGCCCGGGAACCGCGCGCAAGGTGCGCATCGCCGGGGGCGGCGGCTGCAACCTGACCAACCTGGAGTTGGACGCGGGCGACTACCTGTGCGCCAACCCCCACTTCGCCAAGTCCGCCCTGGCCCGCTTCACCCCCTGGCAGGCGGTCGACTTGCTGCACAAAGGCGGCCTGGACACGGTGGAGCCGCACGAGCCGGGCCGCATCTTCTGCGCCCAGGGCGCGGAGGCGGTGGCGGACTGGCTGGAAGAGCGCGCCCGCCAAGCCGGGGCGCGCATCCGGCTGGAGACGGCCGTGCTGTCCGTGCGCCAGCGCGACGGCGGCGGCTTTCTGGTGGAGACATCCGGCGGCGAAGTGGCCTGCGACAAGCTGGTGGTGGCCTCCGGCGGCCCGGCCTGGCCTCAGGCGGGAGCGACACCCGATGGCTACGCGGTCTGCCGCTCCCTGAGGCTGGAGGTCATCGAGCCGCGTCCCGCCCTGGTCCCCCTGCGCGCCGCCGGACCCCTGAAGCCAGTCTGCCGGGAGCTGTCCGGCGTCTCCGCCCGGGTGGCCGTGCATCTGGACACCCCCCCGCCCCGGCCCGTGGCCGGCAACCTGCTCTTCACCCACACCGGCTTGTCCGGCCCGGCCGCGCTGGACGCCTCCCTCTTTCTGGGGGCCGGGGAACATCTGGTGGTGGACTGGCTGCCGGGTCTGGACTTGGCTAGAGAACTGGCGGGCCGGGACAAGATGCTGGTCCGCAACGCCCTGGCCCGCCCGCTGCCCAAACGACTGGCCGCCGCCCTGTGCCGCCTGCTCGGCTGGAACGGCACCCTGGGCGACCTGGGCGCGGACTGGCCGGAGAAACTCGACGCCCTGCACCGCCACGACCTTGGCCTGTTGCCGCCCGATGCCTGGGCCAAGGCCGAAGTCACCGCCGGGGGCGTGGACACGCGGGCCATCTCCTCCAAGACCATGGAGGCCCAAAGCGTGGCGGGGCTGTTCGTCGTGGGGGAATGCCTGGACGTCACCGGGCGGCTGGGCGGCTACAACCTGCACTGGGCCCTGGCCTCGGGCATGGCCGCCGGGCAGTCCGTCTGA